In a genomic window of Dehalococcoidia bacterium:
- the hpt gene encoding hypoxanthine phosphoribosyltransferase — MSEREQSPQEEAPESWSPPPPFAHPSEAEFARILDFYGVRWQYEPRSFPIRWEGERVVEMFTPDFYLPDLDLYVELTTLKQSLVTEKNRKLRLLRQLYPDIKIKLLYRRDFHRLLARYGFGPLAQAGVRGIERVLFSTEAIQKRVAELGRQISQDYKGKEPVLVGVLRGVLCFMADLMRAISLPVAVDFMAISYYGKGEGVRITKDLDMDIRGRDVLLVEDIVDTGMTLHCILRHVESKGPASLRVCALLDKRVRRIADVPLHYVGFEVPDEFLVGYGLDYLERYRNLPFIGILKPEPPPESAPQPPSLAAVGERRSP, encoded by the coding sequence ATGTCCGAGAGGGAACAGTCCCCCCAGGAAGAGGCCCCCGAGTCTTGGAGCCCCCCACCCCCCTTCGCCCACCCCAGCGAGGCCGAGTTCGCTCGCATCCTGGACTTCTATGGCGTGCGCTGGCAGTATGAGCCCCGCTCCTTCCCCATCCGCTGGGAGGGCGAGCGGGTGGTGGAGATGTTCACCCCCGACTTCTACCTACCTGACCTGGACCTGTATGTGGAACTGACCACTCTGAAGCAGAGCCTGGTTACCGAAAAGAACCGCAAACTGCGTCTTTTACGCCAACTGTACCCGGATATCAAGATCAAACTCCTCTACCGGCGGGACTTCCATCGGCTGTTGGCGCGCTATGGGTTTGGCCCCTTGGCCCAGGCGGGTGTGCGGGGGATTGAGCGTGTCCTTTTCTCCACCGAGGCCATCCAGAAGCGGGTGGCCGAACTGGGGCGGCAAATCTCCCAGGACTACAAGGGCAAGGAGCCGGTGCTGGTGGGCGTGCTGCGGGGGGTGCTGTGCTTCATGGCCGACCTGATGCGCGCCATCAGCCTCCCCGTTGCGGTGGACTTCATGGCCATCTCCTACTACGGCAAGGGGGAAGGGGTACGCATCACCAAAGACCTGGACATGGATATCCGCGGGCGGGATGTGCTCCTGGTGGAGGATATCGTGGACACGGGGATGACCCTGCACTGTATCCTGCGCCATGTGGAGAGCAAAGGCCCAGCGAGCCTGCGGGTGTGCGCCCTGTTGGACAAGCGGGTGCGGCGCATTGCCGATGTGCCCTTGCACTACGTGGGCTTTGAGGTGCCCGACGAGTTTCTCGTAGGCTACGGCCTGGACTATTTGGAGCGGTATCGCAATCTGCCCTTTATCGGCATCCTGAAGCCCGAGCCACCTCCTGAGAGCGCCCCACAGCCGCCATCCCTGGCCGCCGTGGGGGAAAGGCGATCCCCCTAG